Proteins encoded by one window of Vigna radiata var. radiata cultivar VC1973A chromosome 5, Vradiata_ver6, whole genome shotgun sequence:
- the LOC106761235 gene encoding probable polygalacturonase At1g80170 → MKNLRYCFSWAFVIIFIHVNVLVTPYLTRAEGFDSVIQHPRSRWRRTRTRSKWVLYVGDYGAKGDGLHNDTEAFLEAWGIACSLAGFINLVFPSGENFLIYPVDIGGPCRSKIILTISGTIVAPRDPAVWLGLDQRKWLYFHGVNHLTVDGGGSVNGMGEEWWARSCKINSTNPCHPAPTALTFHRCKDLKIRNLMLINSQRMHLSFTNCMRVVASHLKVLAPAFSPNTDGIHISATKGVQVRDSVIRTGDDCISIVRNSSRVWIKNIYCGPGHGISIGSLGKLKKWESVQNVIVEGAYLYNTDNGLRIKTWQGGSGLASKITFQNILMENVSNPIIIDQYYCDSQHPCENQTSAVRVENISFIDVQGTSASDEAIKFACSDISPCEDLYLENIFLVSCFGGNTNSFCWQAHGSARGFLYPPTCFSTSDDFIRQNIFVESNHAIHSV, encoded by the exons atgaagaaccTCAGATATTGTTTCAGTTGGGCATTTGTCATTATCTTCATTCATGTAAATGTACTTGTCACTCCATATCTCACTCGTGCAGAAGGATTTGATTCTGTGATCCAGCACCCTCGTTCCAGGTGGAGAAGAACCCGAACTAGATCCAAATGGGTTCTTTATGTCGGTGATTATGGTGCAAAAGGGGATGGTCTTCACAATGACACTGAG gCCTTCCTGGAAGCTTGGGGAATCGCATGTTCTCTCGCTGGATTTATAAATCTTGTTTTTCCATCTGGGGAAAATTTTCTTATCTATCCAGTGGACATTGGTGGACCTTGTCGATCTAAGATTATTTTGACG ATATCAGGTACTATAGTTGCACCCCGAGATCCTGCGGTGTGGCTTGGTTTAGATCAGCGCAAATGGCTTTACTTCCATGGGGTGAATCACCTCACTGTTGATGGTGGAGGGAGTGTCAATGGAATGGGAGAGGAATGGTGGGCCAGATCTTGCAAGATCAACTCCACAAAT CCATGTCATCCTGCTCCAACG GCTCTGACTTTTCATAGATGCAAGGATCTAAAAATTAGAAATCTTATGCTGATAAATAGCCAAAGAATGCACTTGTCATTCACTAACTGTATGCGGGTTGTTGCATCCCATCTCAAAGTATTAGCACCTGCTTTCAGCCCTAATACTGATGGAATCCATATTAGTGCAACAAAGGGAGTTCAGGTCAGGGATAGTGTAATTAGAACAG GTGATGACTGCATTTCAATAGTTAGAAATTCTTCTCGGGTCTGGATCAAAAACATCTATTGTGGTCCTGGCCATGGGATAAG CATCGGTAGCTTgggaaaattaaagaaatgggAGAGTGTGCAAAATGTAATTGTGGAGGGAGCTTACCTTTACAACACAGATAATGGGTTGAGGATCAAAACATGGCAG GGTGGTAGCGGTCTCGCCTCCAAGATCACCTTCCAGAATATATTGATGGAAAATGTGTCTAATCCAATAATAATAGATCAATACTACTGTGATTCGCAACATCCATGTGAAAACCAG ACTTCGGCTGTCAGAGTGGAGAATATATCCTTCATTGATGTACAAGGAACTTCAGCCTCTGATGAAGCAATTAAATTTGCTTGCAGTGACATTTCTCCATGTGAAGATCTatatcttgaaaatatttttcttgtatcATGCTTCGGAGGAAATACTAACTCTTTCTGCTGGCAAGCTCACGGTTCTGCTCGGGGTTTCTTGTATCCTCCTACTTGTTTCTCAACCAGTGATGATTTTATTAGACAAAATATCTTCGTAGAGTCAAACCATGCTATTCATTCCGTTTGA